In Kordiimonas pumila, a single genomic region encodes these proteins:
- the murG gene encoding undecaprenyldiphospho-muramoylpentapeptide beta-N-acetylglucosaminyltransferase, with product MMKAPHIILAAGGTGGHMMPAEAVAEILNERGYQVSIITDKRGDAIENAFKGMEKTVLKASSHMGGGLWGKVKSAISLALSFLQVRSMFSKIRPTVVVGFGGYPSLPAVMAAKNLSIPYVLHEQNAVLGRVNRMMAKDALFVALTFEETTKIPQGTKVIMTGNPVRRLIAKLANIAYAVPFGFGDIRLFVIGGSQGARILSDVVPYALATLSEENRGRVEVAHQARPEDIDRVRAVYNEAGIKAVVSSYFNDVGAVLLRTHLVISRSGASTLAELMAMGRPAILVPLAIAADDHQMMNAKIMADAGGAWLMKESEFTIEALREKLEGMFEYTGGLRDGSDAMREIANLGAAEDLTTLIMHVCDGEELP from the coding sequence ATGATGAAGGCGCCGCATATCATTCTGGCAGCTGGTGGTACTGGCGGGCACATGATGCCCGCTGAAGCTGTTGCCGAGATTTTGAATGAGCGGGGTTATCAGGTTTCGATCATTACCGACAAGCGTGGTGATGCGATTGAAAATGCTTTTAAGGGTATGGAGAAAACGGTACTGAAAGCCTCTAGCCATATGGGTGGGGGGCTTTGGGGTAAAGTTAAGTCCGCAATCAGTCTGGCTTTGAGCTTTTTACAAGTGCGTAGTATGTTCTCGAAAATAAGGCCTACTGTAGTTGTTGGTTTTGGTGGTTATCCATCGTTGCCTGCTGTAATGGCGGCAAAAAATCTTTCTATTCCTTATGTGCTTCATGAACAAAATGCGGTGTTGGGGCGGGTAAACCGCATGATGGCAAAAGATGCTTTGTTTGTGGCGTTAACATTTGAAGAAACTACAAAAATTCCACAGGGCACAAAAGTTATCATGACCGGTAATCCGGTTAGAAGGTTGATAGCAAAGCTCGCAAATATTGCTTATGCAGTACCTTTTGGCTTCGGCGATATCCGCTTGTTTGTGATTGGTGGTAGTCAAGGCGCCCGCATACTGTCAGATGTTGTGCCATATGCGCTTGCCACTCTTTCTGAAGAGAATAGGGGCCGGGTTGAAGTAGCACATCAGGCTCGGCCAGAAGATATAGACAGAGTTCGTGCTGTATATAATGAAGCGGGTATTAAGGCTGTAGTTTCTTCGTATTTTAACGATGTGGGAGCGGTGTTGCTGCGTACACATTTAGTTATTTCACGTTCAGGTGCATCAACGCTTGCCGAATTGATGGCTATGGGCAGGCCTGCTATTTTGGTGCCACTGGCTATTGCCGCTGATGACCACCAAATGATGAATGCCAAAATTATGGCAGATGCCGGTGGTGCATGGCTTATGAAAGAATCTGAATTTACAATCGAGGCTTTAAGGGAAAAGCTGGAAGGTATGTTTGAATATACGGGCGGGCTGCGTGACGGCTCTGATGCTATGAGAGAGATTGCAAACCTTGGGGCAGCGGAGGATTTAACAACGCTGATTATGCATGTTTGCGACGGGGAAGAGTTACCATGA
- the ftsW gene encoding putative lipid II flippase FtsW produces the protein MIAFSRNDNSLLSRWWWTVDRWMLILIVILIVLGLWLALTASPAVAERLGLDSMHFVKKQGLFLGLSLISIITISMMSGNFVRRLAVIGLPITLVLMALTLWIGPEIKGATRWLQIGSFTLQPSEFLKPFFIVTTAWILSADLRGEKIPAKQVAGGLFLLVVFMLILQPDFGQTILVSTVWIAQMALAGLPLTWLGVAGGMGLLGIGIGYATLPHVASRIDRFINPASGDTYQVDKAMEAFGSGGLFGKGPGEGAVKLGLPDAHTDYIFAVVGEEFGSVAGVMLLLLFAGIVIRGLAHLMHEENPFRMLAAAGLIMQFGIQTLINIGVNLALLPSKGMTLPFISYGGSSMLALAIGMGMVLALTRRNRFITPWSDPLGWKAAE, from the coding sequence ATGATTGCCTTTTCCAGAAACGATAACAGCCTTCTTTCCCGGTGGTGGTGGACCGTTGACCGCTGGATGTTAATCCTTATTGTTATTTTAATTGTGTTAGGCCTTTGGTTGGCGCTCACTGCTAGCCCCGCTGTAGCTGAGCGTTTGGGCCTTGATTCTATGCATTTTGTAAAAAAACAGGGATTATTTCTCGGGCTTTCTCTTATTTCAATTATCACAATATCAATGATGAGTGGCAACTTCGTTCGGCGATTGGCCGTTATTGGTTTGCCTATAACGCTTGTGCTGATGGCGCTAACATTATGGATTGGCCCAGAAATAAAAGGTGCCACTCGCTGGCTACAAATAGGTAGTTTCACCCTACAGCCAAGTGAGTTTTTAAAGCCGTTTTTTATTGTAACTACTGCGTGGATTTTGTCGGCTGACTTACGCGGTGAAAAAATACCAGCAAAACAAGTGGCGGGCGGCCTTTTCCTTCTGGTTGTTTTCATGCTCATATTGCAGCCTGATTTTGGCCAAACTATTTTGGTTAGTACAGTTTGGATTGCCCAAATGGCTCTTGCCGGACTTCCTCTCACATGGCTTGGCGTTGCGGGAGGAATGGGATTACTTGGTATTGGGATTGGATATGCTACTTTGCCGCATGTTGCCAGCCGTATTGACCGATTTATAAACCCTGCAAGCGGCGATACGTATCAGGTCGATAAAGCTATGGAAGCTTTTGGGTCTGGCGGCTTATTTGGTAAAGGGCCGGGCGAAGGTGCAGTGAAGCTGGGTCTGCCTGATGCGCATACAGATTATATTTTTGCGGTGGTTGGTGAAGAATTTGGTTCAGTTGCGGGTGTAATGCTACTACTATTGTTTGCAGGAATTGTAATTCGCGGCTTGGCACATTTAATGCACGAAGAAAATCCGTTCAGAATGTTAGCCGCAGCAGGGCTTATTATGCAGTTTGGTATACAAACGCTTATTAATATTGGTGTAAATCTCGCCTTATTACCATCAAAGGGTATGACGCTTCCTTTTATTTCTTATGGGGGATCATCCATGCTTGCACTAGCTATCGGCATGGGAATGGTACTTGCCCTTACTCGTCGAAACCGGTTTATTACCCCGTGGTCTGACCCTCTCGGCTGGAAGGCGGCTGAATGA
- the murD gene encoding UDP-N-acetylmuramoyl-L-alanine--D-glutamate ligase: protein MITAPSYQGKTIGVFGLARTGVAAVHSLVASGARVWAWDDKPESCVAVGAVAHDLYEADFSELDALMLAPGVPLEFPEPHKLVRKALAAHIPLISDIDIFQSARKTLANHTVVAITGTNGKSTTTALIGHIVDMLRLPCVIGGNIGTGVLALNPLPEKGVYVLELSSFQLDLTQSFKADIAILLNVTPDHLDRHGSFENYVDAKAKLFGMQKTKKGVAIIGVDDESGAKLAATLDQLVIPVSVKRYIKGGVYVLDGILYDDTKGDQLVVGNLKDAKALQGSHNWQNAAAAYAAIKHMGFAPDKILSALSSFPGLVHRQEIIATLKGVRFVNDSKATNSDAAMRALTAFKNIRWIAGGKAKETSFVHLKPMMGSVKKAYFNGAAASLFQQDLGGSVPHEVYETMADAFHAAAHDAVEGDTVLLSPACTAFDQFKDFEHRGGVFREMVQTLEGAVK from the coding sequence ATGATCACTGCTCCATCATATCAAGGGAAAACTATTGGGGTATTTGGCCTTGCGCGTACTGGCGTGGCAGCGGTGCATTCTCTGGTCGCATCCGGCGCGCGTGTTTGGGCATGGGACGACAAGCCTGAAAGCTGTGTAGCAGTGGGCGCTGTAGCGCATGATCTGTACGAGGCTGATTTCTCAGAATTAGATGCCCTTATGCTTGCACCTGGTGTGCCTCTTGAGTTTCCTGAGCCGCATAAACTAGTGCGGAAGGCACTGGCAGCGCATATCCCACTGATTAGTGATATTGATATTTTTCAGTCTGCACGCAAGACACTAGCAAACCACACTGTCGTTGCGATTACGGGCACGAATGGTAAATCAACAACCACAGCTCTTATCGGTCATATTGTCGATATGCTCAGATTGCCGTGTGTCATTGGTGGTAATATTGGCACAGGGGTTCTGGCCCTTAATCCGCTTCCTGAAAAGGGTGTGTATGTGCTGGAGCTATCCTCTTTTCAATTAGACCTGACACAGAGTTTTAAAGCTGACATTGCTATTCTTTTGAATGTAACCCCTGATCACTTGGACCGGCATGGAAGCTTTGAAAATTATGTGGACGCCAAGGCTAAACTTTTTGGAATGCAAAAAACTAAAAAGGGCGTTGCGATCATTGGGGTTGATGATGAAAGTGGGGCGAAGCTCGCCGCAACACTTGACCAACTGGTTATTCCTGTTTCTGTGAAACGCTATATTAAAGGCGGAGTGTATGTGCTGGACGGTATTCTCTATGACGATACCAAAGGTGACCAACTGGTAGTTGGTAATTTAAAAGACGCAAAAGCTTTGCAAGGTAGCCATAATTGGCAAAATGCGGCGGCAGCGTATGCCGCTATTAAGCACATGGGCTTTGCTCCAGACAAAATATTAAGTGCTCTTTCTAGCTTTCCTGGGCTTGTTCATCGGCAGGAAATTATTGCGACGCTGAAGGGTGTTCGGTTTGTTAATGATTCTAAAGCCACGAATAGTGATGCCGCAATGCGGGCGTTAACTGCTTTTAAAAATATTCGCTGGATAGCGGGGGGGAAAGCAAAAGAAACTAGCTTTGTTCACCTAAAGCCCATGATGGGGTCCGTTAAAAAAGCATATTTTAACGGCGCAGCAGCTTCGCTTTTTCAGCAAGATTTGGGGGGTAGTGTTCCTCATGAGGTATACGAAACCATGGCTGATGCGTTTCATGCTGCCGCGCATGATGCAGTAGAGGGTGATACGGTTTTACTATCTCCCGCTTGTACAGCTTTTGATCAGTTCAAAGATTTTGAACACCGTGGAGGTGTGTTTCGTGAAATGGTGCAGACATTAGAAGGTGCTGTGAAATGA
- the murC gene encoding UDP-N-acetylmuramate--L-alanine ligase — MKSIPFDIGMVHFSGIGGIGMSGIAEVMFNLGYRVQGSDISENANVTRLKEMGISVFIEQKADNLDGASVVVVSTAIKNNNPELMEARKRGLPVVRRAEMLAELMRLKWCVSVAGTHGKTTTTSMVAVVLETAGIDPTVINGGIINSYGTNARLGEGAWMVVEADESDGTFVKLPATIAVVTNLDPEHLDFYGTFEAEKAAFKTFLERVPFYGTSVLCIDHPEVQGLISHIHDRKFVTYGLSAQADIRAVNMHSASGVVSFDVDVRDRKTTEVRRIEQICLPMPGTHNVQNALAAIAVGLEMDISDAILRKAFLSFSGVKRRFTKTGEVDGITVIDDYGHHPVEISAVLKAARESFDGKVIAVVQPHRYTRLHSLFEEFCTCFNDADTVVVAPVYEAGENPIEGISHESLAAGIRAHGHRIVDTINGQADLACAVNKHAKRGDIIVCLGAGSISKWAYDLPDELQSLRTDK; from the coding sequence ATGAAGTCTATCCCGTTTGATATAGGTATGGTGCATTTTTCAGGGATCGGTGGCATCGGTATGTCGGGCATTGCCGAAGTGATGTTCAATCTTGGTTATCGTGTGCAAGGGTCTGATATTAGCGAAAATGCAAACGTTACCCGTTTAAAAGAAATGGGTATTTCTGTTTTTATAGAACAAAAGGCAGATAACCTTGACGGTGCTAGTGTTGTAGTTGTGTCTACGGCCATTAAAAATAATAACCCAGAACTTATGGAGGCACGTAAGCGTGGCTTGCCGGTTGTTCGCCGGGCTGAAATGCTGGCGGAACTCATGCGGCTTAAGTGGTGCGTGTCGGTTGCGGGAACCCACGGAAAAACAACAACCACATCAATGGTCGCTGTAGTGCTTGAAACAGCAGGGATAGATCCAACTGTGATTAATGGGGGCATTATTAACAGTTATGGTACGAATGCTCGCCTCGGTGAAGGTGCTTGGATGGTTGTTGAAGCAGACGAGTCAGATGGAACTTTTGTAAAACTACCGGCGACGATAGCGGTAGTTACAAATCTTGATCCTGAGCATCTTGATTTTTACGGCACATTCGAGGCTGAAAAAGCAGCCTTTAAAACATTTTTAGAGCGAGTGCCTTTTTATGGCACCTCCGTGCTTTGCATTGATCACCCTGAAGTTCAGGGTTTGATTAGTCATATTCATGACCGAAAATTTGTTACGTATGGACTTTCTGCACAAGCAGACATTCGTGCAGTGAATATGCATTCAGCGTCTGGCGTTGTGAGCTTTGATGTAGATGTTCGTGATAGGAAAACTACTGAAGTTCGGCGAATTGAACAAATTTGCCTGCCTATGCCCGGTACACATAATGTTCAAAATGCCCTTGCTGCTATTGCAGTAGGTTTGGAAATGGATATTTCAGACGCCATATTACGGAAGGCGTTTTTATCCTTTAGCGGCGTTAAACGGCGTTTTACAAAAACCGGTGAAGTTGACGGCATCACAGTGATAGATGATTACGGGCACCACCCGGTTGAAATATCCGCGGTTTTAAAGGCTGCGCGTGAATCTTTTGATGGTAAAGTCATCGCTGTAGTTCAGCCTCATAGATATACACGGCTCCATAGTTTGTTCGAAGAATTTTGCACCTGTTTTAATGATGCAGATACTGTTGTCGTAGCACCAGTATATGAAGCTGGTGAAAACCCGATTGAGGGTATTTCACATGAAAGTTTAGCGGCAGGCATACGGGCTCATGGGCACCGTATTGTTGACACAATAAACGGGCAGGCTGATTTGGCATGCGCCGTCAATAAACACGCAAAAAGGGGCGATATTATAGTTTGTCTGGGTGCAGGCTCGATTTCAAAATGGGCGTATGACCTGCCGGATGAACTACAATCTTTAAGGACAGACAAATGA